The following proteins are co-located in the Desulfonauticus submarinus genome:
- a CDS encoding Lon protease family protein yields MGEVKLINGKRHRCALPVSKLKVKLYTTRVPFVDSSKAPASKLGIFQKRAYETLEMALRIRHKGYNVYVAGEQGIGRTYFVTRFLKQKLKDTSPPNDWLYVYNFENPDKPKAISLPAGLGKIFKKQLHQAIEELKESIPMAFEQESFIKKHDHLVQNYQDLRDKIIDKMEQEAQKDGFSLNMEEDSLTLYPLWEGKVLTPEEFEKLDPSLRKKLRTKSNKVMEVLINYTRKMGKQEEDFRKNERKLEQEVALKKIERALDRVVKEFEQFPSVVDFLQKLKDDILDNLDHFRHKEGPSSLAQDLLGGSGEDFFERYEVNLFVDNSEQKSVPIIVEDNPNYFNLLGCIERETELGTYYTDFTLLKSGSLHRANGGFLILKIEDILSHPTAWEGLLRALKKGFLTLEDPGDQYDLIRTKTIEPEPIPLDIKVILIGTDEIYEALYVQDDRFPKLFKLKAHMQSSVSRTDKNIYNYLCTLGDIAREKKLLPFSRKALAELVDFASTICEDQKKMSLNFSTISDIMIEASALAEIKNKKKVDIDSIKKALYNRQFRLNLYEQEFMEDYDRELIKVKTSGFVIGKANGLSVVEIGDYIMALPHQISCTVGVGHGGIIDLEREAELGGPIHTKGMMILKSYLQNLFAQDKPLVLAGSLCFEQSYAHIDGDSASGAELAALLSALSGVPINLGLAFTGAVSQSGQIMAVGAVSRKIEGFFDVCKRRGFTGNQGVIIPYDNVEHLMLKDDVIDAVRQGWFHIYAVKTIEEALEILTGKRAGQRLRKGGFSPNSIYAAVDRRLRELAYLAEKKVRKVRN; encoded by the coding sequence TTGGGAGAAGTAAAATTAATAAATGGGAAGAGACATCGTTGTGCCCTTCCTGTTTCTAAGTTGAAAGTAAAGCTTTATACTACAAGAGTTCCTTTTGTAGATAGTTCAAAGGCTCCTGCCTCTAAGCTTGGTATTTTCCAAAAGAGGGCCTATGAAACTTTAGAAATGGCCTTAAGAATCAGACATAAAGGATATAATGTATATGTAGCTGGTGAGCAAGGGATAGGAAGAACCTATTTTGTAACTAGGTTTTTAAAACAAAAACTTAAAGACACATCTCCACCTAACGATTGGTTATATGTTTATAATTTTGAAAATCCTGATAAACCAAAAGCTATAAGTTTGCCTGCTGGATTGGGTAAGATTTTTAAAAAACAGCTTCATCAAGCAATAGAGGAACTAAAAGAGTCTATTCCTATGGCCTTTGAGCAAGAGAGCTTTATAAAAAAGCATGACCACCTTGTACAAAATTATCAAGATTTACGAGACAAGATAATTGATAAAATGGAGCAAGAGGCCCAAAAAGATGGATTTAGCCTCAACATGGAAGAAGATAGCCTTACTTTATATCCGCTTTGGGAGGGAAAAGTTTTAACCCCAGAAGAATTTGAAAAGTTGGATCCATCTTTAAGAAAGAAATTACGCACTAAAAGTAATAAGGTAATGGAAGTCCTTATTAATTACACTCGGAAAATGGGCAAGCAGGAAGAGGATTTTAGAAAAAATGAACGGAAATTAGAGCAAGAGGTTGCTCTAAAAAAAATAGAAAGGGCTCTTGATAGAGTGGTAAAAGAATTTGAGCAATTTCCCTCTGTAGTGGATTTTTTACAAAAATTAAAAGATGATATTTTGGATAACTTAGATCATTTTAGGCACAAAGAAGGTCCAAGCTCATTGGCTCAGGATCTTTTAGGTGGTAGTGGAGAAGACTTTTTTGAAAGATATGAAGTTAATTTGTTTGTGGATAATTCCGAACAGAAAAGTGTACCTATTATTGTGGAAGACAATCCCAATTATTTTAACCTGTTAGGATGCATAGAAAGAGAAACAGAACTTGGCACTTATTATACTGATTTTACGCTTTTAAAAAGTGGAAGTTTACATAGGGCAAATGGGGGTTTTTTAATTTTAAAAATAGAGGATATTTTAAGTCATCCTACTGCTTGGGAAGGATTATTAAGAGCTTTAAAAAAAGGTTTTTTAACCTTAGAAGACCCAGGAGATCAGTATGATTTAATTAGAACTAAAACTATTGAACCCGAGCCTATTCCGTTAGATATTAAAGTTATCTTGATTGGTACAGATGAAATATATGAAGCGTTATATGTTCAGGATGATCGCTTCCCAAAGTTATTTAAATTAAAAGCCCACATGCAAAGTAGTGTCTCTAGAACAGATAAAAATATTTATAATTATTTATGTACCCTTGGAGATATTGCAAGAGAAAAAAAATTACTTCCTTTTTCTAGAAAGGCATTAGCTGAATTAGTAGATTTTGCTAGTACTATTTGCGAAGATCAAAAAAAGATGTCTCTCAACTTTTCTACTATAAGTGATATTATGATAGAGGCATCTGCATTAGCAGAAATTAAAAATAAGAAAAAGGTTGATATAGATAGTATTAAAAAAGCTCTTTATAATAGACAGTTTAGATTAAATCTATATGAACAAGAATTTATGGAAGATTATGATAGAGAGCTTATTAAAGTAAAAACAAGTGGCTTTGTAATAGGTAAAGCCAATGGACTATCTGTTGTGGAGATAGGTGATTATATTATGGCTTTACCTCATCAGATTTCTTGTACTGTTGGTGTTGGACATGGAGGAATTATTGATTTGGAAAGGGAAGCAGAGCTTGGAGGTCCAATCCATACAAAAGGGATGATGATTTTAAAAAGTTATTTACAAAATTTATTTGCTCAAGATAAACCTCTGGTTTTGGCTGGTAGCCTTTGTTTTGAGCAAAGTTATGCCCATATAGATGGGGACTCTGCTTCAGGAGCAGAACTTGCTGCATTACTTTCTGCTTTATCTGGCGTGCCTATTAATTTGGGTTTGGCTTTTACAGGTGCTGTTAGCCAATCTGGACAAATTATGGCGGTAGGAGCTGTATCTAGAAAAATAGAAGGCTTTTTTGATGTGTGTAAAAGAAGAGGTTTTACAGGTAATCAAGGGGTTATTATTCCTTATGATAATGTAGAGCATCTTATGTTAAAAGATGATGTTATAGACGCGGTAAGACAGGGATGGTTTCATATTTATGCTGTAAAAACTATTGAAGAGGCATTAGAGATTTTAACTGGCAAAAGAGCAGGACAAAGATTACGTAAAGGAGGCTTTAGTCCTAATTCTATTTACGCTGCAGTGGATAGACGTTTGCGTGAGCTTGCTTATTTGGCAGAAAAAAAGGTAAGAAAAGTAAGGAATTAA
- the rpmE gene encoding 50S ribosomal protein L31, whose product MKKEIHPKMYNTTVVCSCGYSFETKSTAGEKIMVEICSNCHPFFTGQQKFVDTAGRIDRFRRKYAKFQKKEDK is encoded by the coding sequence ATGAAAAAAGAAATTCATCCTAAAATGTATAACACAACAGTAGTGTGTTCTTGTGGTTATTCTTTTGAAACCAAGTCTACTGCTGGAGAAAAAATTATGGTGGAAATTTGCTCTAATTGCCATCCATTTTTTACTGGCCAACAAAAATTTGTAGATACTGCAGGAAGGATAGATCGTTTCCGTCGTAAATACGCTAAATTCCAAAAGAAAGAAGATAAATAA
- a CDS encoding redox-sensing transcriptional repressor Rex, with protein sequence MLNLKNEKIPRATITRLALYVQQLEVLEQEGEKVVSSEKLARACGVNPSQIRKDLAYFGEFGVRGVGYYVYELKEAIKKSLGLDRVWNVVLVGVGNLGRALLRHHVLRKRGFVIVGAFDCDPFKIGEEIAGLEVMCSSNLPTKIKELNAEIGIITTPPERAQRAANYLIRGGIKGIVNFAPARIAAPEKVVVEYVDFINHLFSAAFQISLNQSKGFYS encoded by the coding sequence ATGCTTAACCTAAAAAACGAAAAAATCCCAAGAGCTACAATCACAAGACTTGCCCTCTATGTCCAACAGCTAGAAGTTTTAGAACAAGAGGGGGAAAAAGTTGTATCTTCTGAAAAATTAGCAAGAGCCTGTGGAGTAAATCCCTCTCAAATTAGAAAAGATTTAGCTTATTTTGGAGAGTTTGGAGTAAGAGGGGTTGGGTATTATGTATATGAACTAAAAGAAGCTATAAAAAAGAGCTTGGGATTAGATCGTGTTTGGAACGTGGTTTTAGTAGGTGTAGGTAACTTAGGTAGGGCTCTACTTCGACATCACGTACTTAGAAAAAGAGGGTTTGTCATTGTTGGAGCCTTTGATTGTGATCCTTTTAAAATAGGAGAGGAAATAGCAGGACTAGAAGTAATGTGTTCTAGCAACTTACCTACAAAAATCAAAGAATTAAATGCTGAAATTGGAATTATAACAACTCCTCCAGAACGAGCCCAAAGGGCAGCTAATTACTTAATTAGAGGTGGGATTAAAGGAATTGTAAACTTTGCTCCTGCCAGAATTGCAGCACCTGAAAAGGTAGTAGTAGAATATGTAGATTTCATCAATCATCTCTTTTCAGCTGCCTTCCAAATTTCTCTCAACCAATCAAAAGGATTTTATTCATAA
- the atpB gene encoding F0F1 ATP synthase subunit A: protein MAEGLHPIFLLEEAVKMIGLVDAHGHSLIPNNVLYSWAVMGLLIFFGWLATKNISMVPRGVQNFFEFLIGSLEDFVVTNMGEDGRKVFPVLATLFIYIFCCNVSGLIPGGDSPTANINTNASMAVFVFLYYNYWGIRRHGIKYIKHFMGPYWWLAPIMFPIEIVSHLARPLSLTLRLFGNIMGEDIVLALLFILAPVVSTLPMYFLFLLADFIQAFVFFMLSMLYLKGAFEEAH, encoded by the coding sequence ATGGCAGAAGGATTACATCCAATTTTCTTGTTGGAAGAAGCTGTAAAAATGATAGGGTTAGTTGATGCCCATGGACACAGTTTAATACCTAACAATGTACTTTATTCATGGGCAGTAATGGGTCTCTTAATCTTTTTTGGTTGGTTAGCCACAAAAAATATTTCCATGGTTCCGAGAGGGGTACAAAACTTCTTCGAATTTTTAATAGGTTCGTTAGAAGACTTTGTGGTAACCAATATGGGAGAAGATGGAAGAAAAGTATTCCCTGTACTCGCAACTTTATTCATTTATATTTTTTGTTGTAATGTAAGTGGTCTTATTCCTGGAGGTGATTCTCCAACTGCTAATATAAATACAAATGCCTCGATGGCTGTATTTGTGTTCCTTTACTACAATTACTGGGGAATAAGAAGGCATGGAATAAAGTATATAAAACACTTTATGGGACCTTATTGGTGGCTAGCACCTATTATGTTTCCTATAGAAATTGTGAGTCATCTTGCTAGACCTTTATCTCTTACTTTACGTCTCTTTGGAAACATCATGGGTGAGGATATCGTTTTAGCTTTGCTTTTTATCCTCGCACCTGTAGTGTCCACTTTACCCATGTACTTTTTATTTCTATTAGCTGATTTTATTCAAGCTTTTGTATTTTTTATGTTATCTATGCTGTATCTCAAAGGAGCCTTTGAAGAAGCTCATTAG
- a CDS encoding ATP synthase subunit I, translated as MKTIHKKIEKFLYSRGFQIEGTRILMRNQIYFSILGCFIAIILGYSTWALDFIIGVLLGSFNFYFLAKFVQEIIHIKKGALAALLFHFYLRLAVTGLILFYVIVYFKVNIVALLGGLSIVIVNVLFYGLNLVGEKFKEA; from the coding sequence GTGAAGACCATTCATAAAAAAATAGAAAAATTTCTTTACTCGCGAGGATTCCAAATAGAAGGAACTCGCATTTTGATGAGGAATCAAATTTATTTTAGCATACTGGGTTGTTTTATAGCAATTATCTTAGGGTATTCCACTTGGGCATTGGATTTTATTATCGGAGTATTGCTAGGTAGTTTTAATTTCTATTTTTTAGCTAAATTTGTTCAAGAAATAATTCATATTAAAAAGGGAGCTTTGGCTGCCTTACTTTTTCATTTTTATTTGCGTTTAGCAGTAACAGGCTTAATTTTATTTTATGTGATTGTATATTTTAAAGTCAATATAGTTGCCCTATTGGGTGGCTTAAGTATAGTTATTGTAAATGTATTGTTCTATGGATTAAATTTAGTGGGGGAAAAATTTAAGGAGGCATAG
- a CDS encoding AtpZ/AtpI family protein produces the protein MLFKKRDSVVWQTLSKASLIGIHLVSCTFVGLLIGYYLDKWLGTKPWLLIAFLIFGIAAGFKNMYLETKKIQEADKKGEDHS, from the coding sequence ATGCTCTTTAAAAAAAGAGATAGCGTAGTGTGGCAGACTTTAAGCAAAGCCAGTTTAATTGGAATTCACTTGGTTTCTTGTACTTTTGTTGGGCTATTAATAGGTTATTATCTTGATAAGTGGTTAGGAACAAAACCTTGGCTTTTAATTGCTTTTTTAATCTTTGGAATAGCTGCTGGATTTAAAAACATGTATCTAGAAACCAAAAAAATCCAAGAGGCTGATAAAAAAGGTGAAGACCATTCATAA
- a CDS encoding DUF1385 domain-containing protein yields the protein MAKEFVGGQAVMEGVMMRFRDWLSIAVRTPKGNIVVKTHKWWTLGKRWQKLKFIRGFFVLLETLVNGIKALNYSAKVAFEEESGEELSAGAILLSMSLAIGFAVLLFVILPHLLSFLLNKIGMAGNLHSLSFHLWDGLFKLILFLGYILAISLIPDIKRVFEYHGAEHKTIYAFENSLELTYDNIKQFSRLHPRCGTSFLLFVLAISVFIFALIIPIFLNLFNFQNTWLRHLFTLILKIILMIPISGIAYEVIKLAGQKEHTWWCKVLCLPGLFFQFITTKEPDAKQIEVAVAALKGALEKGNYAS from the coding sequence ATGGCTAAAGAATTTGTAGGTGGTCAGGCAGTCATGGAAGGCGTAATGATGCGCTTTCGTGACTGGCTTTCAATTGCAGTTAGAACACCAAAAGGTAATATTGTAGTAAAAACGCACAAATGGTGGACACTTGGAAAGAGGTGGCAAAAGCTAAAGTTTATTAGAGGTTTTTTTGTATTATTAGAAACATTAGTAAATGGTATAAAAGCCCTTAATTATTCTGCTAAAGTAGCATTTGAGGAAGAGTCCGGAGAGGAGCTAAGTGCAGGAGCTATTTTGCTAAGTATGTCTTTAGCCATTGGATTTGCAGTGCTACTCTTTGTTATTTTGCCACATTTGTTATCTTTTCTTTTAAATAAAATTGGCATGGCTGGGAATCTACACTCTCTATCTTTTCATCTCTGGGACGGATTATTTAAGTTAATACTTTTTTTAGGATATATTTTAGCTATTTCCCTTATTCCAGATATAAAACGAGTATTTGAATATCATGGAGCAGAACACAAAACCATTTATGCCTTTGAAAATTCTCTTGAGTTAACGTATGATAATATAAAGCAATTTAGTAGACTACATCCTAGGTGTGGAACTTCTTTTTTATTATTTGTATTAGCAATTTCTGTATTTATTTTTGCCCTTATCATCCCTATTTTCCTAAATTTATTTAATTTTCAAAATACATGGTTAAGGCACTTATTTACTCTAATCTTAAAAATAATTTTAATGATTCCTATAAGTGGAATTGCCTATGAAGTTATAAAGTTAGCAGGACAAAAAGAACACACCTGGTGGTGTAAAGTGTTGTGCTTACCTGGACTTTTTTTTCAATTCATTACCACTAAAGAACCAGATGCTAAACAAATAGAAGTTGCTGTTGCAGCCTTAAAAGGAGCATTGGAGAAAGGAAATTATGCTAGCTAA
- the atpE gene encoding ATP synthase F0 subunit C has product MRKVLLVALNTVAFIVMASVAFAAEAAPEVISLTSIATALGMALAAAGCGIGQGLGLKAACEGTARNPEASGKITVTMLIGLAMIESLAIYALVVNLILLFANPFLG; this is encoded by the coding sequence ATGCGTAAGGTTTTATTGGTTGCTTTAAACACTGTTGCTTTTATTGTAATGGCTAGTGTAGCTTTTGCTGCTGAAGCTGCTCCAGAAGTTATTTCCTTAACTTCTATTGCTACTGCTCTTGGTATGGCTCTTGCTGCTGCTGGTTGTGGAATCGGACAGGGCTTAGGTCTTAAAGCTGCTTGTGAAGGCACTGCTAGAAACCCAGAAGCTAGTGGTAAAATTACAGTAACCATGCTCATCGGCTTGGCCATGATTGAGTCCTTGGCTATTTATGCTTTGGTTGTTAATTTGATTCTCTTGTTTGCTAATCCTTTCTTGGGTTAA